In a genomic window of Xenopus laevis strain J_2021 chromosome 5S, Xenopus_laevis_v10.1, whole genome shotgun sequence:
- the LOC108717525 gene encoding probable G-protein coupled receptor 139 — protein sequence MLEEPWIRTMQRLFYPIMSAFGMPASIITITILWKGNLGMSKSIIYYLVALAVANFLLILVVTVFRDIFYFYVDVTLWWPEPSCSISNWIYFTCVYALIWLTVAFTFDRYVIVCCMKLKLWYCTARTAQIVIIAIYVAAFVVAMPTYWMYVPVRTTQPDGSLFHICSLHRNLSMIPFLSAYDHIQTTLWIVVPLVSLVLTNGLTFWHITVTTRVRQGLKSVPSGKESEDPEVARRKKSMSLLVMITISFLGHWLPKMVIKVVERLTYPPVNRYDFYHVVNVVRMLCNMLIVLSSFSNMCIYSLTISKFRGELFRGAKYMIRLIFRHPSSSLPPPKQVKVFSI from the exons atgttgGAGGAACCCTGGATCCGGACTATGCAGCGCCTCTTCTACCCCATCATGTCTGCCTTTGGCATGCCAG CCAGCATTATCACCATCACCATCCTGTGGAAAGGCAACTTGGGGATGTCCAAGTCCATAATTTATTACTTAGTGGCCCTTGCTGTGGCCAACTTCCTCCTCATCCTAGTGGTGACCGTCTTCCGGGATATCTTCTACTTTTATGTGGATGTGACCTTGTGGTGGCCAGAGCCATCTTGTAGCATCAGCAACTGGATCTACTTCACTTGTGTTTATGCCCTCATCTGGCTTACTGTGGCTTTCACCTTTGATCGTTATGTCATAGTCTGTTGCATGAAACTGAAGCTGTGGTATTGCACCGCCAGGACAGCACAGATAGTAATAATTGCAATCTACGTGGCTGCTTTTGTGGTGGCCATGCCCACATATTGGATGTATGTTCCTGTCCGTACAACTCAGCCTGATGGGTCTTTGTTCCACATCTGCTCCTTGCACCGCAACCTAAGTATGATTCCATTCCTGTCTGCCTACGACCACATCCAGACAACCCTTTGGATTGTGGTTCCATTGGTCTCGCTGGTCCTGACAAATGGCCTGACTTTCTGGCACATCACGGTCACCACCAGGGTCAGACAAGGCCTGAAAAGTGTCCCATCTGGGAAAGAGTCTGAAGACCCAGAGGTGGCCCGAAGAAAGAAGTCTATGTCTCTCCTAGTGATGATCACCATTTCTTTCCTGGGTCATTGGCTTCCCAAAATGGTAATCAAAGTAGTGGAGAGACTTACCTACCCTCCTGTCAACCGCTATGATTTCTACCATGTTGTAAATGTGGTAAGGATGCTGTGTAACATGTTGATTGTCTTAAGCTCCTTCAGCAACATGTGCATCTACTCACTCACCATCAGCAAATTTCGGGGGGAGCTTTTCAGAGGAGCCAAGTATATGATCCGATTAATCTTCAGACACCCCTCTTCTTCCCTCCCACCTCCAAAGCAAGTCAAGGTATTCTCCATCTAA